Proteins encoded by one window of Gemmatimonadota bacterium:
- a CDS encoding DUF1015 domain-containing protein codes for MFFDNIALGVPKILLPNPEIDLRKWAIIACDQYVHDISYWEEVKSIVGDTPSTLDLIYPEVYLYDDEHEERIARVHNNMKRFVTNGIFRDETEGYLLVDRILPSGKSRKGLVVTLDLEHYDSRSQSKTLIRTTEGTYPKNLEARFEVRGNASLESPHILVLIDDPKKEIIEPLFEEDHPNIVDFELMMNGGQLKYHLIDGQKDIARIAQKLAKRIEPDYIQQKYGVENETLLYAMGDGNHSFAAAQKAWKKIKSTLNDRQLAARHPARHAMVELINLHDDAIDIEPIHRLIIRVDPKNTCNTLIALLNASGTRARLEKVSSPDAQHQRTAALSSASTHCLPYRAAGDLGILVIENPSQRTIPETMEAALDLFTRENTQAEVGFIHGEDVIDDLGNKSDALGFYMPPISKDSVFESIVRYGAYPRKSISIGHADEKRYYLECRSLVHTKR; via the coding sequence ATGTTTTTTGACAACATCGCGCTCGGCGTACCCAAAATATTGCTCCCAAACCCCGAAATCGACTTAAGAAAATGGGCAATCATCGCCTGTGATCAGTATGTACACGACATCTCGTATTGGGAAGAAGTCAAAAGCATTGTGGGAGACACGCCATCAACCCTGGACCTCATCTATCCCGAAGTCTATCTCTACGACGACGAACACGAAGAACGCATAGCCCGCGTACACAACAACATGAAACGCTTTGTCACCAATGGCATTTTTCGCGACGAAACCGAAGGCTATTTGCTCGTCGATCGCATCCTGCCTTCTGGAAAATCGCGCAAAGGACTTGTCGTAACCCTCGACCTCGAACATTACGACAGCCGCAGCCAGTCAAAAACCCTCATCCGCACAACCGAGGGCACCTATCCCAAAAACCTCGAAGCGCGTTTCGAAGTTCGGGGCAATGCGTCGCTCGAATCCCCCCATATTTTAGTACTCATCGACGACCCCAAAAAAGAAATTATCGAACCTCTCTTTGAAGAAGACCATCCCAACATCGTCGATTTCGAACTCATGATGAATGGAGGACAACTCAAATATCACTTAATCGACGGCCAGAAAGACATTGCGCGCATTGCCCAAAAACTCGCCAAACGCATTGAACCCGATTATATCCAGCAAAAATACGGCGTAGAAAACGAAACACTCCTCTACGCCATGGGCGATGGCAACCACTCATTTGCCGCCGCGCAAAAAGCATGGAAAAAAATTAAATCAACACTCAATGACAGGCAACTCGCAGCGCGACATCCAGCCAGACATGCCATGGTCGAATTGATCAATCTTCACGACGACGCGATAGATATAGAGCCTATCCATAGACTAATCATCCGCGTTGACCCAAAGAACACCTGCAACACCCTCATCGCCTTGCTCAATGCATCGGGCACCCGGGCGCGTCTGGAAAAAGTCTCATCGCCCGACGCGCAACATCAGCGCACCGCAGCTCTATCATCTGCATCCACCCATTGCCTCCCCTATCGCGCCGCGGGAGATCTCGGCATACTCGTAATTGAAAATCCATCTCAAAGAACCATACCCGAAACAATGGAAGCCGCGCTCGACCTGTTCACGCGAGAAAATACCCAAGCCGAAGTCGGATTTATCCACGGCGAAGATGTAATCGACGACCTGGGCAACAAATCCGACGCCCTCGGTTTTTACATGCCACCCATTTCAAAAGACAGCGTATTCGAATCTATTGTTCGCTACGGCGCCTACCCTCGAAAATCCATATCCATAGGCCACGCTGACGAAAAACGCTATTACCTGGAATGCCGAAGCCTTGTTCATACTAAACGATAA